In Streptomyces sp. NBC_00704, a genomic segment contains:
- a CDS encoding glycerate kinase — protein sequence MLVAADKFKGSLTAVQVAERVTAGLRRAVPDVEVTALPVADGGDGTVAAAVAAGFERREVRVAGPLGDEVTAAFAVRGDTAVVEMAEASGLQRLPAGVLAPLTASTYGSGQLLRAALDEGVRTIVFGVGGSATTDGGAGMLSALGARFLDADGEPVAPGGGGLADLARADLSGLDPRLAAVELVLASDVDNPLTGPKGAPAVYGPQKGASPDDVGTLDAALVHFAKVLETEVGPRAAEYAAAPGAGAAGGIGYGALLVGARFRAGIEVMLDVLGFAAALEPAELVITGEGSLDEQTLHGKAPAGVAAAARAAGKDVVAVCGRLQLPPEALGRAGIRRAYPLTDEEPDVAVCITEAGPLLERVAERIGRDFLT from the coding sequence GTGCTCGTGGCCGCGGACAAGTTCAAGGGCTCGCTGACGGCCGTGCAGGTCGCCGAGCGGGTGACGGCGGGGCTGCGCCGGGCCGTACCGGACGTCGAGGTGACGGCCCTGCCCGTCGCCGACGGCGGTGACGGCACCGTGGCCGCGGCGGTCGCGGCCGGCTTCGAGCGCCGGGAGGTGCGGGTCGCCGGGCCCCTCGGGGACGAGGTGACCGCGGCGTTCGCGGTGCGCGGCGACACGGCGGTCGTGGAGATGGCCGAGGCGAGCGGGCTGCAACGGCTCCCCGCCGGCGTCCTCGCCCCGCTCACGGCGTCCACGTACGGCTCGGGGCAGCTGCTGCGCGCCGCGCTGGACGAAGGCGTGCGGACGATCGTGTTCGGCGTGGGCGGCAGCGCGACGACGGACGGCGGCGCGGGCATGCTGTCGGCGCTCGGCGCGCGGTTCCTCGACGCGGACGGCGAGCCTGTGGCGCCGGGCGGCGGCGGTCTCGCGGACCTGGCGCGGGCCGACCTGTCGGGGCTGGACCCCCGGCTGGCGGCCGTGGAGCTGGTCCTGGCGAGCGACGTCGACAACCCGCTGACCGGTCCGAAGGGCGCGCCCGCCGTCTACGGGCCGCAGAAGGGCGCCTCGCCGGACGACGTCGGCACGCTGGACGCGGCGCTCGTCCACTTCGCGAAGGTCCTGGAGACCGAGGTGGGCCCGAGGGCCGCGGAGTACGCGGCGGCGCCGGGCGCGGGGGCCGCGGGCGGCATCGGCTACGGGGCGCTGCTGGTGGGCGCCCGCTTCCGCGCCGGCATCGAGGTCATGCTCGACGTGCTGGGCTTCGCGGCGGCGCTGGAGCCGGCCGAGCTGGTCATCACGGGGGAGGGCTCCCTCGACGAGCAGACCCTGCACGGCAAGGCTCCCGCGGGCGTGGCCGCGGCCGCCCGCGCGGCCGGCAAGGACGTCGTCGCGGTGTGCGGCCGCCTCCAGCTCCCGCCCGAGGCGCTGGGGCGGGCCGGGATCCGCCGGGCGTACCCCCTGACCGACGAGGAGCCGGACGTCGCCGTCTGCATCACGGAGGCGGGCCCCCTCCTGGAGCGCGTCGCCGAACGGATCGGGCGGGACTTCCTGACCTGA
- the pssA gene encoding CDP-diacylglycerol--serine O-phosphatidyltransferase translates to MPEADDVDDDEEMPLSLRLSIADTLTLGNATCGFMAVYFTTTGILIPHLTGSQESGMARHSAATAVILMLCAAVFDLFDGLVARKLRSSPMGAELDNLSDLISFGLAPAYFVLVYGMVADDAHQRVAAVGAIVVLLAVVLRLARFSCVTVKDGTFQGMPSPFGALTVVSIVLLELPFAATLMAILGTAWLMVSRVEYPKPRGRLAGAMLAWIVLSMGLLAAWAFDAPSGQLLLQTGCALQLVMGAVIPLFATARRVNNFRGNRREARAAQLP, encoded by the coding sequence GTGCCCGAGGCCGACGACGTGGACGACGACGAGGAGATGCCCCTCTCGCTGCGCCTGTCGATAGCGGACACCCTCACCCTCGGCAACGCCACGTGCGGCTTCATGGCGGTGTACTTCACCACCACGGGCATCCTGATCCCGCACCTCACCGGCAGCCAGGAGTCGGGCATGGCCCGGCACAGCGCCGCCACGGCGGTCATCCTGATGCTCTGCGCGGCCGTCTTCGACCTCTTCGACGGCCTGGTCGCGCGCAAGCTCCGCTCCTCGCCGATGGGCGCCGAGCTGGACAACCTGTCGGACCTGATCAGCTTCGGCCTGGCCCCGGCGTACTTCGTCCTGGTCTACGGCATGGTCGCCGACGACGCGCACCAGCGGGTCGCGGCGGTCGGCGCGATCGTGGTGCTGCTGGCGGTGGTGCTCAGGCTCGCGAGATTCTCGTGCGTCACCGTCAAGGACGGCACCTTCCAGGGCATGCCGTCGCCGTTCGGCGCGCTCACGGTCGTGTCCATCGTGCTTCTCGAGCTGCCGTTCGCGGCGACGCTCATGGCCATCCTGGGCACCGCCTGGCTGATGGTGAGCCGGGTCGAGTACCCGAAGCCGCGGGGCCGCCTCGCCGGCGCGATGCTCGCCTGGATCGTGCTGTCGATGGGCCTGCTGGCGGCCTGGGCGTTCGACGCCCCGAGCGGTCAGCTCCTGCTCCAGACGGGCTGCGCGCTCCAGCTGGTCATGGGCGCGGTCATCCCGCTGTTCGCCACGGCCCGCCGGGTGAACAACTTCCGCGGCAACCGCCGCGAGGCCCGGGCGGCGCAGCTGCCGTAG
- a CDS encoding NUDIX hydrolase, with protein MSTSSSDFAAYVASLPRVLAGAATIFRDAGGRVLLVEPDYRAGWALPGGTIESDEGESPRAGARRETLEEIGLDREPGRLLAVDWVLGPHRPPQVAYVYDGGVLGEDDLGAIRLQESELLSWRLVPREELTAYLLGPLGHRVLAALDALADGSLTAELENGRPAR; from the coding sequence ATGAGCACTTCCAGCAGCGACTTCGCCGCCTACGTCGCCTCCCTGCCCCGTGTCCTGGCCGGCGCGGCCACGATCTTCCGTGACGCCGGGGGGCGGGTCCTCCTCGTCGAGCCCGACTACCGGGCGGGCTGGGCCCTGCCGGGCGGCACGATCGAGTCCGACGAGGGCGAGAGCCCGCGCGCCGGGGCACGCCGCGAGACGCTGGAGGAGATCGGCCTGGACCGGGAGCCCGGACGGCTCCTCGCGGTGGACTGGGTGCTCGGGCCGCACCGTCCGCCGCAGGTGGCGTACGTGTACGACGGCGGCGTCCTGGGCGAGGACGACCTCGGGGCGATCCGGCTCCAGGAGTCGGAGCTGCTGTCCTGGCGGCTGGTTCCGCGCGAGGAGCTGACCGCATACCTGCTGGGCCCGCTGGGCCACCGGGTGCTGGCGGCGCTGGACGCCCTCGCCGACGGCTCGCTGACCGCCGAGCTGGAGAACGGCCGCCCGGCGCGCTGA
- the lpdA gene encoding dihydrolipoyl dehydrogenase → MPEQDERFDVVVLGAGPGGYVAAVRAAQLGKRVAVVEEKYWGGVCLNVGCIPTKALLRNAELAHIVTREAKTFGIRVDGQVSFDYGEAYRRSRKVADGRVKGVHYLMKKNKITEFDGRGDFLDDHTLRVTGYDGETRTLGFDHCVIATGATPKLLPGTKRSARVVTYEEQILADDLPRSIVIAGAGAIGIEFAYVLHNYGVKVTIVEFLDRVAPLEDAEVSAELAKQYRKLGIDVLTSTRVESIDESGPQVRVTVTGKDGAQQVLEADKVLQAIGFAPNVTGYGLENTGVELTDRGAIDVDGRCRTSVPHIYAIGDVTAKLMLAHTAEAMGVIAAETLADAETMELDYVMIPRATYCQPQIASFGYTEAQARELGHDVKVAKFPFTANGKAHGLGDATGFVKLISDARYGELLGGHLIGPDVTELLPELTLAQQWDLTVHEVARNVHAHPTLGEAVKEAVHGLAGHMINM, encoded by the coding sequence ATGCCCGAGCAGGACGAACGCTTCGACGTCGTGGTGCTCGGCGCCGGGCCCGGCGGATACGTCGCCGCGGTCCGCGCCGCCCAGCTGGGCAAGCGCGTCGCCGTCGTCGAGGAGAAGTACTGGGGCGGCGTCTGCCTCAACGTGGGCTGCATCCCCACCAAGGCACTGCTGCGCAACGCCGAACTCGCCCACATCGTCACCCGTGAGGCGAAGACCTTCGGCATCAGGGTCGACGGGCAGGTCTCCTTCGACTACGGGGAGGCCTACCGGCGCAGCCGCAAGGTCGCCGACGGCCGGGTCAAGGGCGTCCACTACCTGATGAAGAAGAACAAGATCACCGAGTTCGACGGCCGGGGCGACTTCCTCGACGACCACACCCTCCGGGTGACCGGCTACGACGGGGAGACCCGCACCCTCGGGTTCGACCACTGCGTCATCGCCACCGGCGCCACCCCCAAGCTGCTCCCCGGCACCAAGCGCAGTGCCCGCGTGGTGACGTACGAGGAGCAGATCCTCGCCGACGACCTCCCGCGGTCGATCGTGATCGCGGGTGCGGGCGCCATCGGCATCGAGTTCGCCTACGTCCTGCACAACTACGGCGTGAAGGTCACGATCGTCGAGTTCCTGGACCGGGTCGCGCCCCTGGAGGACGCCGAGGTCTCCGCCGAACTCGCCAAGCAGTACCGCAAGCTGGGCATCGACGTGCTCACCTCCACCCGGGTCGAGTCCATCGACGAGTCGGGTCCGCAGGTGCGCGTCACGGTCACCGGCAAGGACGGCGCCCAGCAGGTCCTGGAGGCCGACAAGGTCCTCCAGGCGATCGGCTTCGCCCCGAACGTGACCGGCTACGGGCTGGAGAACACCGGCGTCGAGCTCACCGACCGCGGCGCGATCGACGTCGACGGCCGCTGCCGTACCTCCGTGCCGCACATCTACGCCATCGGCGACGTCACCGCCAAGCTCATGCTCGCGCACACCGCCGAGGCGATGGGCGTGATCGCCGCGGAGACCCTCGCGGACGCGGAGACCATGGAGCTGGACTACGTCATGATCCCGCGGGCGACCTACTGCCAGCCCCAGATCGCCAGCTTCGGCTACACCGAGGCCCAGGCCCGCGAGCTCGGCCACGACGTCAAGGTCGCCAAGTTCCCGTTCACCGCGAACGGCAAGGCGCACGGCCTCGGCGACGCCACCGGCTTCGTCAAGCTGATCAGCGACGCCCGCTACGGCGAACTCCTCGGCGGCCACCTCATCGGCCCCGACGTCACCGAACTGCTCCCCGAACTGACCCTGGCCCAGCAGTGGGACCTCACCGTCCACGAGGTGGCGCGCAACGTGCACGCCCACCCCACCCTGGGCGAGGCGGTCAAGGAGGCCGTCCACGGCCTGGCCGGCCACATGATCAACATGTAG
- a CDS encoding SIR2 family NAD-dependent protein deacylase, whose product MSKPLVALLSGAGISTDSGIPDYRGPDGLWRRDPEAEKLVTYASYMGDPEIRRRSWQMRLRVGALSAGPNAAHRAVAELERSGTPVRVITQNVDGLHQLAGMPARKVFELHGTARRVVCTACHEQGPMRDALARVEAGEADPPCVRCGGVLKPATVMFGERLDPVVLGRAAAVAKACQVFLAVGSSLQVHPAAGLVGVAADHGARLVVVNAEPTPYDEIADEVVREPIGTSLPRLLRELAGSGTV is encoded by the coding sequence ATGAGCAAGCCCCTCGTCGCCCTCCTCAGCGGGGCCGGGATTTCCACGGACTCCGGCATCCCCGACTACCGCGGTCCCGACGGGCTGTGGCGGCGCGATCCCGAGGCCGAGAAGCTCGTCACGTACGCGTCCTACATGGGCGATCCCGAGATCCGCCGGCGGTCGTGGCAGATGCGCCTGCGGGTCGGGGCCCTGTCGGCCGGGCCCAACGCGGCGCACCGCGCGGTGGCCGAACTGGAGCGTTCGGGGACGCCGGTGCGGGTGATCACCCAGAACGTGGACGGGCTGCACCAGCTCGCGGGCATGCCGGCGCGCAAGGTGTTCGAACTGCATGGGACGGCGCGCCGCGTGGTGTGCACCGCGTGTCATGAGCAGGGCCCGATGCGGGACGCGCTGGCGCGGGTCGAGGCCGGGGAGGCGGATCCGCCGTGCGTGCGGTGCGGGGGCGTGCTGAAGCCGGCGACCGTGATGTTCGGGGAGCGCCTCGACCCGGTGGTGCTGGGCCGGGCCGCCGCCGTCGCCAAGGCGTGCCAGGTCTTCCTCGCGGTCGGCAGCAGCCTCCAGGTGCATCCCGCCGCCGGGCTGGTCGGCGTCGCCGCCGACCACGGGGCCCGGCTGGTCGTCGTCAACGCCGAGCCGACGCCGTACGACGAGATCGCCGACGAGGTCGTACGGGAGCCGATCGGGACGTCGCTGCCCAGGCTGCTGCGCGAGCTGGCCGGTTCCGGCACGGTCTGA
- a CDS encoding acyl-CoA dehydrogenase family protein — MARLAQTAGLTDVQQEILSTVRDFVDKEIIPVATELEHRDEYPQQIVDGLKELGLFGLMIPEEYGGLGESLLTYALCVEEIARGWMSVSGIINTHFIVAYMLKQHGTQEQKDHYLPRMAAGDIRGAFSMSEPALGSDVSAITSKAVKDGDEYVLNGQKMWLTNGGTSSLVAVLVRSDEGHPEGTAPHKSMTTFLIEKEPGFGEVRPGLTIPGKIDKMGYKGVDTTELIMDGLRLSADRVLGGATGRGFYQMMDGVEVGRVNVAARGCGVAQRAFELGVRYAQQRHTFGKPIAQHQAIQFKLAEMATKVEAAHAMMVNAARKKDSGERNDLEAGMAKYLASEYCKEVVEDSFRIHGGYGFSKEYEIERLYREAPMLLIGEGTAEIQKMIIGRRLLEEYRFQG; from the coding sequence ATGGCCCGCCTCGCCCAGACCGCCGGTCTGACAGACGTCCAGCAGGAGATCCTCTCCACCGTCCGCGACTTCGTGGACAAGGAGATCATCCCGGTCGCCACCGAGCTGGAGCACCGCGACGAGTACCCGCAGCAGATCGTCGACGGCCTCAAGGAGTTGGGCCTGTTCGGCCTGATGATCCCCGAGGAGTACGGCGGCCTGGGCGAGTCGCTCCTCACCTACGCCCTGTGCGTGGAGGAGATCGCCCGTGGCTGGATGTCCGTCTCGGGCATCATCAACACCCACTTCATCGTGGCGTACATGCTCAAGCAGCACGGCACGCAGGAGCAGAAGGACCACTACCTGCCGAGGATGGCGGCCGGCGACATCCGCGGCGCGTTCTCCATGTCGGAGCCGGCCCTCGGCTCGGACGTGTCCGCGATCACGTCGAAGGCGGTGAAGGACGGCGACGAGTACGTCCTCAACGGCCAGAAGATGTGGCTGACGAACGGCGGAACCTCATCCCTGGTGGCCGTTCTGGTCCGAAGTGACGAAGGACACCCCGAGGGCACGGCGCCCCACAAGTCGATGACGACCTTCCTCATCGAGAAGGAGCCCGGCTTCGGCGAGGTCCGCCCCGGCCTGACCATCCCGGGCAAGATCGACAAGATGGGCTACAAGGGCGTCGACACGACCGAGCTGATCATGGACGGCCTGCGGCTTTCCGCCGATCGGGTGCTCGGCGGGGCCACCGGCCGAGGTTTTTACCAAATGATGGACGGGGTCGAGGTTGGCCGCGTGAACGTCGCGGCGCGTGGCTGCGGCGTCGCTCAGCGTGCCTTCGAACTCGGCGTCCGGTACGCCCAGCAGCGGCACACGTTCGGCAAGCCGATCGCCCAGCACCAGGCCATCCAGTTCAAGCTGGCCGAGATGGCTACCAAGGTCGAGGCCGCCCATGCGATGATGGTGAACGCCGCACGCAAAAAGGACTCGGGAGAACGAAACGACCTCGAAGCAGGGATGGCGAAGTACCTCGCCTCCGAGTACTGCAAGGAGGTCGTGGAGGACTCCTTCCGGATCCACGGCGGGTACGGCTTCTCCAAGGAGTACGAGATCGAGCGCCTCTACCGCGAGGCCCCGATGTTGCTGATCGGTGAAGGCACCGCCGAAATCCAGAAAATGATCATCGGGCGCAGATTGCTCGAGGAGTATCGGTTCCAGGGCTGA
- a CDS encoding MaoC family dehydratase — translation MQFGRTYEEFEVGATYKHWPGKTVTEYDDHLFCLLTMNHHPLHMDANYAEKTTDFGKNVVVGNYIYSLLLGMSVPDVSGKAIANLEIESLKHVAPTFHGDTVYGQTTVLDKWPSKSKNDRGIVYVETRGYKQDGTMVCVFRRKVMVPTETYIKERGGEQPGRPELQEG, via the coding sequence ATGCAGTTCGGACGCACCTACGAGGAGTTCGAGGTCGGGGCGACGTACAAGCACTGGCCGGGCAAGACGGTCACCGAGTACGACGACCACCTGTTCTGTCTCCTCACCATGAACCACCACCCCCTCCACATGGACGCGAACTATGCGGAGAAGACGACCGATTTCGGCAAGAACGTCGTCGTGGGCAACTACATCTACTCGCTCCTGCTCGGCATGTCCGTGCCGGACGTGTCCGGCAAGGCGATCGCCAACCTGGAGATCGAGTCGCTCAAGCACGTCGCGCCGACGTTCCACGGCGACACGGTCTACGGCCAGACGACCGTGCTGGACAAGTGGCCGTCCAAGTCGAAGAACGACCGCGGCATCGTGTACGTCGAGACCAGGGGCTACAAGCAGGACGGCACCATGGTCTGCGTGTTCCGCCGCAAGGTGATGGTGCCGACCGAGACGTACATCAAGGAGCGCGGCGGAGAGCAGCCCGGCCGCCCGGAACTTCAGGAAGGCTGA
- a CDS encoding AlkA N-terminal domain-containing protein yields the protein MRNGMYTDRERCVRAVRSKDARFDGWFYTAVLTTGIYCRPSCPAVPPRARNMVFHPSAAACQQAGFRACKRCRPDTSPGSPEWNQRADLVARAMRLIADGVVDREGVPGLAARLGYSSRQVERQLLAEVGAGPLALARAQRARTARLLVETTELPMADVAFAAGFSSVRTFNDTVREVFALTPTELRARVPHRTPERPAAGAGTLALRLPFRAPLNPDNLFGHLAATGVPGVEEWRDGAFRRTLRLPYGHGVVALTPNPDHIGCRLTLSDLRDLTVAISRCRRMLDLDADPVAVDDQLRTDPLLAPLVDKAPGRRVPRTVDEAEFAVRAVLGQQVSTAAARTHAARLVAAHGDPVDDPEGGLTHLFPTPEALAAVDPDSLAMPRTRRATITGLVGRLADGTLQLGVESDWAKAREQLLALPGFGPWTVDVIAMRALGDPDAFLPTDLGIRRAARESGLPATPAALTARAAAWRPWRAYAVQYLWATGSHPVNFLPA from the coding sequence ATGCGGAACGGGATGTACACCGACAGGGAGCGCTGTGTGCGCGCCGTCCGGTCCAAGGACGCGCGCTTCGACGGCTGGTTCTACACGGCGGTGCTGACCACCGGCATCTACTGCCGGCCCAGCTGCCCGGCCGTGCCGCCCAGAGCGCGGAACATGGTCTTCCACCCGAGCGCCGCCGCCTGCCAGCAGGCCGGCTTCCGCGCGTGCAAGCGCTGCCGCCCCGACACCAGCCCCGGCTCACCGGAGTGGAACCAGCGCGCCGACCTCGTCGCCCGCGCCATGCGGCTGATCGCCGACGGCGTCGTCGACCGCGAGGGCGTGCCCGGCCTGGCCGCCCGGCTCGGCTACAGCAGCCGCCAGGTGGAACGCCAGCTCCTCGCCGAAGTCGGCGCCGGCCCCCTGGCGCTGGCCAGGGCGCAGCGCGCCCGGACCGCCCGGCTCCTCGTCGAGACGACCGAACTGCCCATGGCGGACGTCGCGTTCGCCGCCGGCTTCTCCTCGGTGCGCACCTTCAACGACACCGTGCGCGAGGTCTTCGCCCTCACCCCGACCGAGCTGCGCGCCCGTGTCCCGCACCGCACACCGGAGCGTCCCGCGGCCGGCGCGGGCACACTGGCCCTGCGCCTGCCGTTCCGCGCCCCCCTCAATCCGGACAACCTCTTCGGGCATCTGGCCGCGACCGGCGTCCCCGGGGTGGAGGAATGGCGCGACGGCGCGTTCCGCCGCACGCTCCGGCTGCCGTACGGGCACGGCGTCGTGGCGCTCACCCCGAACCCCGACCACATCGGCTGCCGTCTCACCCTCAGCGACCTGCGCGATCTCACCGTCGCCATCAGCCGGTGCCGGCGCATGCTCGACCTGGACGCCGATCCGGTCGCCGTCGACGACCAGTTGCGCACGGACCCGCTGCTCGCGCCCCTCGTGGACAAGGCCCCCGGCCGCCGCGTGCCGCGCACGGTCGACGAGGCCGAGTTCGCGGTCCGCGCCGTGCTGGGCCAGCAGGTCTCCACCGCCGCGGCCCGCACCCACGCGGCCCGGCTGGTCGCCGCCCACGGCGATCCGGTCGACGACCCCGAAGGCGGCCTCACCCACCTGTTCCCCACGCCCGAGGCGCTCGCCGCCGTCGACCCCGACTCCCTGGCGATGCCCCGCACCCGGCGCGCCACCATCACCGGCCTGGTCGGCCGACTGGCCGACGGCACGCTTCAGTTGGGAGTGGAGAGCGACTGGGCGAAGGCGCGTGAACAGCTGCTCGCGCTGCCCGGCTTCGGCCCCTGGACGGTCGACGTCATCGCGATGCGCGCCCTCGGCGACCCCGACGCCTTCCTGCCCACCGACCTCGGAATCCGGCGCGCCGCACGCGAGTCGGGCCTGCCCGCCACCCCGGCGGCGCTCACCGCCCGCGCGGCCGCCTGGCGGCCCTGGCGGGCGTACGCCGTCCAGTACCTGTGGGCGACCGGCAGCCACCCCGTCAACTTCCTCCCCGCGTAA
- a CDS encoding methylated-DNA--[protein]-cysteine S-methyltransferase has protein sequence MKQHTVVGSPYGDLTLVADDGVLCGLYMTGQRHRPPQEDFGPRDDSLFGEAEEQLAAYFAGESKEFTLELRLHGTPFQRSVWDRLRSIPYGETRSYGELARALGSPAASRAVGLANGRNPVGIIVPCHRVIGAGGGLTGYGGGLDRKQRLLDFERGAPSGSTLF, from the coding sequence GTGAAACAGCACACCGTCGTCGGCAGTCCCTACGGAGACCTCACCCTCGTCGCGGACGACGGCGTCCTGTGCGGCCTCTACATGACCGGACAGCGCCACCGCCCGCCGCAGGAGGACTTCGGCCCCCGCGACGACAGCCTCTTCGGCGAGGCCGAGGAACAGCTGGCCGCCTACTTCGCCGGCGAGTCGAAGGAGTTCACCCTCGAACTGCGCCTGCACGGCACCCCGTTCCAGCGGAGCGTCTGGGACCGGCTGCGGTCGATCCCGTACGGCGAGACCCGCAGCTACGGCGAACTCGCCAGAGCCCTCGGCAGCCCCGCCGCCTCCCGCGCGGTGGGCCTGGCCAACGGCAGGAACCCCGTCGGCATCATCGTCCCCTGCCACCGCGTGATCGGCGCGGGCGGCGGCCTCACCGGCTACGGCGGCGGCCTGGACCGCAAACAGCGCCTGCTGGACTTCGAACGAGGCGCACCGTCCGGGAGCACGCTGTTCTGA
- a CDS encoding phosphatidylserine decarboxylase, whose amino-acid sequence MPHSQTSAHRDSLVGARLARGASPWLLPTVATAAVSLLRARRSGAAKAVAVPATALAAGMLWFFRDPEREIAPGRVISPADGVVQSIMPWKDGRTRVAIFMSPLNVHVNRAPLAGTVTSVEHIPGGFVPAFNKESENNERVVWHFDTELGDIEMIQIAGAVARRIVPYIPEGTKVEQGERIGLIRFGSRVDVYLPEGVEVAVEVGQKTVAGVTRIDRD is encoded by the coding sequence ATGCCCCACAGCCAAACCTCTGCACACCGCGACAGCCTGGTAGGCGCACGCCTCGCGCGCGGAGCATCGCCGTGGCTCCTGCCGACCGTCGCCACCGCAGCCGTCAGCCTGCTGCGCGCCCGCCGCTCGGGCGCCGCCAAGGCCGTCGCCGTGCCCGCCACCGCTCTCGCGGCGGGCATGCTGTGGTTCTTCCGCGACCCCGAGCGCGAGATCGCCCCGGGCCGGGTCATCTCGCCCGCCGACGGTGTGGTGCAGAGCATCATGCCGTGGAAGGACGGACGCACCCGGGTCGCGATCTTCATGAGCCCGCTCAACGTCCACGTCAACCGCGCGCCGCTGGCCGGCACCGTGACGTCGGTCGAGCACATCCCCGGCGGGTTCGTGCCGGCGTTCAACAAGGAGAGCGAGAACAACGAGCGCGTCGTCTGGCACTTCGACACCGAACTCGGTGACATCGAGATGATCCAGATCGCCGGAGCCGTCGCGCGCCGCATCGTCCCCTACATCCCCGAGGGCACGAAGGTCGAGCAGGGCGAGCGGATCGGCCTGATCCGTTTCGGCTCCCGCGTCGACGTCTACCTGCCCGAGGGCGTGGAGGTCGCGGTCGAGGTGGGGCAGAAGACCGTGGCAGGGGTGACTCGCATTGACCGTGATTGA
- a CDS encoding ADP-ribosylglycohydrolase family protein, whose translation MTAVDDGPQLADRVLGGWLGRIAGNMLGKPVEHGEVWTRERIDGWLRRAGALPLTDYLPEPADDEDARLLRPEWRDCVRGRVHGSCRDDDVDYAILGLDLLERHGFGFTTEQVGELWLLRLPYLQTFTAERAAYRNLTAGLKPPLTATYDNPYQEWIGALIRADIHGWTCPGLPRRAAARARRDAVLSHTGNGVYGAMFAAALVSAAFTAPTVRHALDEALAVVPAGSRLARTVRRVASLHAAGLSWEDTLATMTRETAGAHWIHVVPNVAVLTAGLLYGGGDFTATIALTVRGGLDTDSNGATAGSVAGVLAGASAIPSRWTEPLQDTVRSAVSGYDGARISDLARRTMRLAEAQGAHGEDPREAGPAGAPPSTLP comes from the coding sequence ATGACCGCTGTGGACGACGGACCGCAGCTCGCCGACCGCGTCCTCGGAGGCTGGCTGGGCCGGATCGCGGGCAACATGCTCGGCAAGCCGGTCGAGCACGGCGAGGTGTGGACCCGCGAGCGCATCGACGGCTGGCTGCGGCGGGCCGGCGCCCTGCCGCTGACCGACTACCTCCCCGAGCCCGCCGACGACGAGGACGCCCGGCTGCTGCGCCCGGAGTGGCGCGACTGCGTACGCGGCCGTGTCCACGGCAGCTGCCGCGACGACGACGTCGACTACGCGATCCTCGGACTCGACCTGCTGGAGAGGCACGGCTTCGGCTTCACCACCGAGCAGGTCGGCGAGCTGTGGCTGCTGCGGCTGCCGTACCTCCAGACGTTCACCGCCGAGCGGGCCGCCTACCGCAACCTCACCGCCGGTCTGAAGCCGCCGCTCACCGCGACGTACGACAACCCGTACCAGGAGTGGATCGGCGCTCTGATCCGCGCCGACATCCACGGCTGGACCTGTCCGGGGCTCCCCCGCCGCGCCGCCGCCCGGGCCCGACGCGACGCGGTCCTCTCGCACACCGGAAACGGCGTGTACGGCGCGATGTTCGCGGCGGCGCTGGTCTCCGCGGCGTTCACCGCGCCGACGGTGCGCCACGCGCTGGACGAGGCGCTCGCCGTCGTCCCCGCGGGCAGCCGCCTGGCGCGTACGGTGCGCCGGGTCGCCTCCCTGCACGCCGCCGGTCTGAGCTGGGAGGACACCCTCGCGACGATGACACGGGAGACCGCGGGCGCGCACTGGATCCACGTCGTCCCGAACGTCGCCGTCCTCACCGCGGGACTGCTCTACGGCGGCGGGGACTTCACCGCGACGATCGCGCTCACCGTGCGCGGCGGCCTGGACACCGACTCCAACGGGGCGACGGCCGGTTCGGTGGCCGGGGTCCTCGCGGGGGCCTCGGCCATCCCGTCCCGGTGGACGGAGCCGCTCCAGGACACCGTGCGCAGCGCGGTGTCCGGTTACGACGGCGCCCGCATCAGCGATCTGGCGCGCCGGACGATGCGGCTGGCCGAGGCGCAGGGCGCTCACGGGGAGGACCCGCGGGAGGCCGGACCGGCCGGGGCGCCGCCGTCTACCCTTCCCTGA
- a CDS encoding DUF7144 family membrane protein — protein sequence MSPTSPHGRPAADGPQGEIGTAWSVPRGGPPRPAPPAGRPDGDVFAGVLLLCGGVLAVLQGVAALADDDVYARVGSSVYDLGLTGWGWVHIVLGALAAVTGAALLKGVSGARRPGVLLAALSLVAQFLFLPHAPLRSVTLMAIDVFVIHSLTIWSSGATRPRPDPPRST from the coding sequence ATGAGCCCGACCTCCCCGCACGGCCGCCCGGCCGCCGACGGCCCGCAGGGCGAGATCGGCACCGCCTGGTCCGTCCCGCGCGGCGGCCCGCCCCGGCCCGCTCCTCCCGCCGGCCGGCCCGACGGCGATGTCTTCGCCGGGGTCCTCCTGCTGTGCGGCGGCGTCCTCGCCGTCCTCCAGGGCGTCGCGGCCCTCGCCGACGACGACGTGTACGCCCGCGTCGGCTCCTCCGTCTACGATCTCGGCCTCACCGGCTGGGGCTGGGTCCACATCGTGCTCGGCGCCCTCGCGGCCGTCACCGGCGCGGCCCTGCTCAAGGGCGTGAGCGGAGCCCGCCGCCCGGGCGTCCTCCTCGCCGCCCTGAGCCTCGTCGCCCAGTTCCTGTTCCTGCCCCACGCTCCGCTCAGGTCGGTCACCCTCATGGCGATCGACGTGTTCGTGATCCACTCCCTGACGATCTGGTCGTCCGGCGCCACCCGCCCCCGGCCCGACCCGCCCCGCTCGACGTGA